The DNA segment TCATTCTCTGAGGCTACTAACAACTCAATCCTTTGAAATTCGATTCCCTGATACAGTGTGAATAAAAACCGGCTAGCTATTGAGGTATTGAAAAAATTAACCAGAAGATGCATATAAACACATCTTTTTGTTATATTGACAAGTAGTACACTTGGAGAATTTACCCAACTCACTCGTTCACTCTTATTCCATGGGCCCATCTCTATTATGCAGTAAACTGTTTATCTTTAGTTAAGTCGTAATTAGTTATTAGTGCCCAGAGTTGCCAAAGAAACTTCAcaataaaaacacattaaattaATCTTCGCTTTTTCCTCTTCACTTCCCCACCTACCCACAGTGACGATGAAACGAACCCGATGAACATTCTGCGGAAGCGGCAGCGCGAACAGCAGGAGGACGCCAAGGACGATCTGCACGCGTACCTCGACCTGCAGCAGATGGCCGTGGCGGCCCAGAACTCGCACGCCCAGCTCCAGTACCAGCAGCACCTGAAGCTGCAGGGGCACGGTCCGTTCGGGGGCCCGCCAGGGGCCGGCTTCCCGTCCGCGCACGATCCGATGGGACTGCATCATCTGCAGCCGCCGCATCCGCACCAGCGCGACCATCAGCTGCCACCGCCGCACGGCGCCAGTCagccgggcggcggcggcggcggtggtgccgTCGGCCAACCGGGCGGTCCGGCCGGCCAGCAGCACGGATCGCACCCCGGCGCCGGagcccaccaccatcaccatccgtTCGGGCGGAGCGGCATGCCGACCGGTGGCCACCATCCGCACCATCACCCGCACGGACCGGGCGGCAGCGGTGCGGCGGGCAGTGCAGCAGTAGCGGCAGCCgccctccagcagcagcagcagcagcacggtgcCGGCGGTGGTGCCGGGGGCGGCGCTGCCGGCCATCCCCatgcccaccaccaccagcagccgaCGCCCGTCGAGTCGCCCATACCGGCCGCCATGTCGAACGTGGAGGTGTCGTACGGGCTGCCGAAGCGGTCCCGCGTCGGCTACGACGGGGACGAGGCGTCCCTGTCCAACTTTAACCTCAACCGCACCGTCAAGTACCAGAACAACCTGGAGCATCAGGCCCACCTGGACGAGCACGGCGCGTACGGGCTGTACGTCGGCGAGGTGCTGCGCAAGCTGCCGGAACGAATATCCTCGCTCACCTCGCTCAAGATCATGCAGCTGCTGTACGAGGCGCAGGTGCAGTCGTTCGATGCGGCCCCGTCCAGCGCCGCCGCCACACCGAAACCGTCCTCCCAGTCGAAGGGGGCGGGCGGTGGTGCCGTCGGCGAACCAAGCAATGGGCCggcgggcggtggcggcgCGGCCCCCGCCTCCTCCTCATCCATCGGCAGTCTGCTGGCGAACGGGGGCGGTGCTACCAGCGTCGCCTCGTCCGAGGGTGGCCGCCAGTCGACCGAGAGCGCGGAATCGATGAGCAACAACAAGGACTAGGTCCTGGCCCTCCCGTCCACTGCCGTCTGTCCACCGCCACCTCCTCCTACCCCGTCCTCGGCGTCGCTGGTACACTGGTGGTAGGGAACGGCGCGGCGGTGTGTTGTGTCATTAGGAAgcgagaggagagagagagagagcgagagagagttCGTCGCCCGCGCAACTatcatttcattgttttagtactcatcacacacaaacactctaacACATCCATTCTATCATCAAGCTCTGGCGGCTGGCGCGGGGCTCAGTCGAGATCATCCAGTTCCTTCAACTCTCCAAGGAAGGGACGATGTGCATACATAACAGTGTTTGTCCTCATCTGTGTCAGCATCTCAACCACCATACCCGTCATCCATCCAGCTTCCCTTCTAATCCCCTTTTTCACCCATCGCTCCCATCTGTTGTAATGATAATGTAGCTAAAGTTATTGATAGAAAGTATTTAGTTTCGTTTTGTGTagttttaaatgtattttctaAAGTATAAAAAAGTTTATATATTTTAACGTGGGTACGTGCGTACGTACAACGGGTACCGCCACACACCCGAAGTCGATCTGCTGCGCGCCACCCCGACGGGACCCTGCCGCGGTTTGCGCACTCTGACACTAAGCCATCTTACATCCAGTCACATTGTGTAAAATGTCCCGTTTTTGGTCGACAAACTCTACTATTCtagccttgttttttttcggcttTTACCAAGATAGACACGAAGCGCAAgaaaaaacgcatcaaaaacaagctgaatgttttgtttcgctaGCGCTCGCTAGATGGCGCGTCCGTCGCCacagcgaaagagagagcaaaagcGTGCGCGCTCGCATTTTTCAATGGCGGGAAACTAGGtttcgtgttttgttgttcttctcGCCCTTTCTGTTTGCCCCTTTCTTTTTGGCAGGAAAGTTCGCCAGAAAAGCAAACCTGCGTTTTTAGCGTGTGTAGCAATGGTGAGACGATCAAAGGTTAATCCCCTCTAAGCGCTCGAAGCGCTTCATTTTGCAAGAAGTACATTTACATATATATTTCTCAAGGAAAAGATGAAACGattattgaattttaaaatgcttctcatcaatgctgctgctgctgctgctgattccCCTTTGCGGGTTCGGCAGCAGAGAAGGAAgtaggaagaagaagaagacgtaTGAATTTCCTCCCATTTCGAAATGCTATGCCTCGGAAACGGTCGTGTGTGTATTAATATCGGTGTAAAGCCCCCGCGCGCGCGGTTCTCTCCTTAGCGCACTTAGCCGTGTTGGTCAATTGGTCGACGTCCAACTCTTATTTGTGCTAATTAGAATCTTCGAGGGTTCCGATACGGCCGCCCACAACCACACCCTCTAGGGGGAGATGGGTGTCTGGGggcgagtgtatgtgtgtgtgtgtcccacgCACACGCCTCCGCTAATGGCCGAGAGATATACATATATAAGTATGaacatattaaaaacaaaagaaaaaccaatcAATACCTTCTGTCTGTCCTCTAGGTTTAGCCGATGTGTATgttgagagagaaagagagagagagagagagcaaaactTTAAGCATTATAATACAACTCCCCCCCTGAGAAAGGGGGCCGAAATTAGAAAGCAGCAAGCGGTGGGAGAGGTAGAGGAGCAGAAGTTTAGAATGAAACAGAAGAGGAGAAAGCTCATCCTCTCTGGTATGTTAGCCATGTAGCCGTGGAGTAATAGTAGCAGGGAAAGAGAATTAAAGGCGGAATCACACCGAGGAAGAGGaaaggtgcgtgtgtgtgtgtgtgtaccagaCACACACCCTTGTTCGTGGGGTGTAGGAACGGAATTGCAGTGTGTACGCTTTTCCGAAAGGAAATAGGCAAGGCAGAATAgcagaaacaaagaaaactaaacagcaaaacagtaaaatacaataaatgtttcaaaacatcataatgaaaaaaaggatttatcACTATTTTTTACCCATTTCTATGTATAATATCACGAAGCAAGTGCTTCATCATTAGGATGCGGGGGATATTTAATGTCCAAGCTTTTTCAATTACTTAATATGAAAAaatcagttttgttttattttaattttgctttgtACTTGTTCTTTCCGTGTTTCTTTTATGTGTGAAGTCAATACCGGACATTCTGTGTATTTGaaactaaaacaattcaattgtTTCTTTACAATACGAACTGTTTTTATGGCCCACACTTCTATTGTATGAGTTAAACTTAGCTTTCATAAATTTAGTTATCATTATACGAAACCTATTTTACAATAGATGGTGCGGTTTGGCGCAGACTGCTCACTTTGCTTTAAACGTAGAAGGAAAGAATCCGACACGACGGGAAATACAGCGTGTGATCGTTTGGTTTGAAATCTGTTTATTGCAGGTAAACATCGTTATTCTATTCTATTATCTTACTTTTCAATCTGCGTGTGATCGTTGGTGGTAATTTTTCCCTTATCTTTTCCTGTGTTGCTCGTCTCTTTTCAGAATCAGAATCATTCATAGCCGTGATCTTCCTAGTGTAATAATCGGCGACATGTTTATCGCTATATCTTTACCATTcctgcgctctctctctctctcttttgtttaCCCTTCGTTGGGTCCTTTCAACATCATCCACTGTATACACACACTCGTCTCGGTGTCGTATCCGCCTAAACGCTTACGTTGTTATCGCTTGGGTCCTTTTTCCGGGTTGGTTTTCATCATGATTTGAAAGTGATTTGCTGTCCTATGTTAAGGCGCTTAAGgcatttcttttattatttatttatttaggcGTAAAAATGGACCTTTCAGAAGGATGCTATTTTATTGCACCACGATCATCGTACGTCTCGGCGGACGATCATGAACGTTTGGGCCTGTCGTTGTTGCGTGTCTCGGAATTGCCCGGATGGATTTGTTTTCAGATTGTTGCATTATCGATTGAAAAGGTCGTCCTAAGGGTAAAGCTTGCTATGCTATAAAACGAAACTTGAGAAAAAAGGTTCATGTGGTCGGAGCGGAATTATCTcattttgaattcaaaaatatCCGTTAAACTAACTTTCTTTAATTGTCGGGTTCTcaacaattttaaatcaaatgaaatcCAATCAACCTGTCCGGAGTTTAATGAtggaattaaacaaaaatgccACAAAATACTAAAACCAATAATGAACTGTATATACCCATTTCACAAATTTAAATAACTGCTTTAAAAATTAACTTTAAGTAATAACAAAAGCGTAAAAACGGGGTTCATTCTAATGGGACCACTGGAAATTAGAACAATCCCTGCCAAATATATCAAAATGGCCCTATaagtaaaggaaaaaaactccAAATACTAAGTGGAGACTGCTCGGTCAGATCTGTCTTCTCTACGATCGCTTTACGACCTGCCCAGGACGTAGGATtcgttgcgctgctgctgatacgactgttgctgctgctgatgcgcGAGAGCGACGGTCAGAAACTGATACAGCTGATCCAGTATGCGCTCGTCGCGTCCATCTCGAAGCCCGGCGGCCGGCGTTGATGCCGAGCCTCCCGCCCCAATCCGATCCACGTCCTGGTGTGCCCGTACGAGCGGTAGCTTCACCTTGTCCACCAAACCCACCACAGCGTTCACCAGACACACGAGAAAGGACATCGCACCGAGCATCAGTACGGGATGCAGCAGAACGTACAGTTGCAATCCAAGCAAACCGTGCTGCTGTTGAGCGTGGTGATTGTGGTATGGCGGATACAGCGCGACCGTATCTAAAATCCCCGCCAGCACGTTGccatggtgttgttgctgctgctgctggtaatgatggtggtggccgtGTGGATTCCAGTTGGCGCTGCTGCTCCCGTGATTGCTGTTGTAGTACGGCTGCTgttgtgatggtggtggccaGTGTGACGCGTCGTCCTCGCCGCCATGATGGTGCCACTCGCCGTAGCTGTCGTAGTGTCGTGCCGGTACCGTCGCCAGGAAGGATCGGTTGGGATCGTCGCCTcccgacgtcgtcgtcgtcgtcattgCTGGTGTGTAACGTGTCcgacgtggtggtggtataTCATTTGTCGAACGCTTACGGGCAGGCAATAACGGGCTGGTTACAAACGCTGATGTTGTGCCGTGCTCTTGCCGCTTTTGATCGATGGAGGCGGATggtgatggttgttgttgttgttgttgaacaaACAGACGATTATTGTAATCGGAATGAGCCACCATTAGATACGGGGAAGGCTGGGATGATGGAGCAAGAGGAGTAGGACGTACGTGGTCGGAGATGGAAGGTTCTGTATTCACAAGTGGTGCCGATTCGGGAAAGCGTTGCTCGCTGGACAGTCCATGGACGGCTTCCGTTGCCAAATCGCCAAATACAACACCCGAGAAAAGCCCCAACACTAAGAAGAGCGCCAAAGGGCGATCGTCTGCACCCACaatgaaacacattttcaccAGCTGCGTGTGCGAGACACCTCGAACCAAGCACTACTAATCCTGCAAGCTGTACAGCACGACGATTTATAACGATCCCCACAATCTTCTTCGGAGCTATTGTCGCCAAGTTGCTCCATGGGACCGTCACGGGTCAGTTATGGCGCATTCGCACGAAAGAATAGATGCAGCCTTAGAAAAGGCATGCCCTCCTGTTGACAGGTGCATCTCATAACAACGACAACGGTTGCACACGGCCTACTAAGCCCAGACGACGAGATGTCTAGGGAGAGTACTGATCTGGAGTTGTAAAATGAGAGTGAATTTGTTGAACACACCTTCATTGTTTGCTTAAAGGGCGAAAGGCAATCGTTTTGATATGTAGGCCTCAAATAGGATCAACGAAGATAAAAAAGGGTAAGTAAATGGGGTTAACTGAGGAATAGAGTCTCTTCATCGTGGTCTCTTCTTCGCGGTTGAGTGGAAGCCACATATGTActcgaatatttaaaaaaaaagaagaagttaGTCGTCATACAAGAACAACGTAaagcaaaaattgaaaatgttaGACCCCCTCCTCCCCTAGTATAACAAAATGTAACGTTGAAGGAAACCTAACACAAGTGTGAGAATCCTTTCTCTCACTCCTTCTGCTGCCTTTGAGGGCGGCTGAGATCAATCGAAACGCTACTAGCGTAGACTAAATTTCAAAGAATCATACCAGgaaatcatccaaatcaggaggtagctctatcgatcTTTCTAATCGATCGATTTGTCTCGCTCTCACTAGTGTGAGAATATTTGTAGATTTCTCTCTCTGTTACtaggcgcttatcacatgcgcttatcatacgagaggaaGGATGACGAGCGGAGTGTGTATCCTTTCTTTCACTCATTCCGCCTTTGAGGGAGgctgcgaccaatcgaaacgctacTAGCGTGGACCAAATTTCATAGCATCGTAAgtcgtcatccatcaattacgtaacgcaaaaATTGCACAATTTGCGACCTCCATCCCCAATAGTGTAAAAAAGTAGCGAAATCCGTTTTAGGCTAGTCTAACCGCGAAGGATGTTaagtaaagaagaagaatcatcGTTTACATATTACTCACTTGGTaatcgattaaaaaaaaatacattactTTGGAAATGCTTAACTTCCCCCTCTCCTCCATGTATCTTCCACCCCTACAAGCGCTAcataattgatggatgacgccttAGCAGCTTTTCAAAAAACAGGAAAGCAAATGAGAGTGTTTGCAATGAATAAAGTCAAGAAAAAAGGTTTGCCACAAAAAAGCGATCCTGTTTCCGCCCGGGTTCGAACCGGGGACCTTCTGCGTGTGAAGCAGACGTGATAACCGCTACACTACGGAAACGCTTGACGAAAGCCGCGCTAAGTGCGCTTTTGAATCGATGCTCGCTtcgtctctttctctcgccaACTAGTCCATTCttttactttctttctctctttctctccgcTTTTTCTGTATCGGAAAATCCCATTTTCTTCCTATGCCATcaaattgcataaaaaatcCAAACCACCGTTCCAATTACAGACACAAAAGtcgttattatttattccacCTCTACTCACTACCCtcctctcctccccccccccttccactCCTCATTGCGCCACCTGCTCCGCCCCGGCCAAACCGAGCAGCGCTAACGTTTGCTCCTTATACTTGGCTATATTATACTCGTTCTCGCCCTCGTTGAACAGCCTCGATACCGCCTCCCCGTACGCTTCCGGCACCTGCTGCCAACCGCTGTCTCCTTCCTTTCGGCCCCAGTTAAGCGTCGCTTCCGCGTTCCGTTTGCTGCGGCTCTGCTCGTAGTCGAAAAACTCCATGTCCGCCTCGCACTTGGTCGCCTCCCACGGTTCCACCGTGTTCGACTCGTGGTACAGCGCGGTCAGCAGATAGATCGCGTAATCGTAGTTCTGCTTCTTGAGCGGGCACCGGTCCGTCACGATCGTGAGCAGATCCGTGTCCGGGTCGTACCGTTCGCCCACCAGCCGCAGCAGCTTGTCGCGCGCGTGCCGATCGAGCTGCAGCGCGCCCAGCTCCACCTGCACCGTGACGATGCGCGACAGCGGATTGCGTATCGTGGGCAGCGCGTGGCAGTAGTCGGACGTGACGCACGTCACCGGATAGTGGGCCCGCATCTTTTCCTCCGTCTCCAGCCCCTTCGGCCAGGGAGTGCAGAACTGTTTCAGCGCTTCGCACTGCCGCTTGATGACCGGGGGCGTTAAATGCAAAAAGTTCGGTATCTTCATCAGCTCCGCGTTGGCAAACTTGCCGGGTGACATTTGGTTGCGCTTCGTCACGTACCCCTGCCGGATCGGGAGCGGCACGGCGGACGGGTTGAACGTGCGCGGCCCGGGCCACACCGCACCCCAGTCCTGGTCCGTGGCCATCTGCTGTGAGCTGTGGTGAGTgaaaaggagcaaaaaagaaacaggtCAATTAACGACTGTCGTAAGGGGACAGTGAAGAGAAGGCCATACCGAGGCGGTGGAACCTCCGGACGGGTCGCTTTCCGGCGAGCTAGCCGCTGTGACTTTGTTTGCTTCAAGTTCAGCACACGGAACTCTAAAAAGGTACAAAAGAAAGCAATGTTATAGGTAAAGAGGGCTACATTTCACTCCTATTTCAGGTACAAACCTTCTTCTTCGAGACCGCCCGAGCGAGCGCCGTCCTCCTGCAACCGGGTCGACTGCAATCGAATGCCGACCGTCTGTACCGAACGGCTCCACAGCAGCGGCCAGGGACCGCAGGCACGTGCAAGCAAAGCCATCTCAAAACCTCGTTCTGTACCTGTGTTCTGTGTATTATTTGCTTCCGCCCAGGCCCAGCCTCCAAACACGCTTAAGTAATAATTTCAGCACCGGTTTTGCCGGACGCCGAGCGGGTggtgggttttgttgttgattcgATTACCTCATGAGCGAGCTGCGCTGTTTTTCGGTTTGACAGCTGACTGACTGAAGTGCGGTCAGGTGCCGAACTGAACGAATGGTCAAACTTAACGAAAGCAAATCTGCAGTCGGGCATTCAAAAATGTCGTTACATTTGAAAGTAGAGAGTGGGATTATCGTGACTATCTTCTTAAATCTTATCCACGtgaaagcaattaaaaattatccttttcatatcttttttttcttttacctGACAACGATGAGATCGATTGTTACCACGTCCGAGTACACCGGCATGTTGCTTAGAGGTGGCAACAAATACTATTccaatttgtttatttaataattttatcgTAACCGTGACCATTAAATCACAATTTCAATACGGATATGAATTCATTACCATAACTCAATCATTCATGCATGTGTTTGATTTAACAAATAGATAAGATGGAAGACAAATACTATAACATACGACAAAACAAGATACGCATGGCATGCTTCGGTTAAATTTTACTCAAATagattatattttcttttcctattTCATATAAGCCGCCGCTCTCTGCTTTCCATCCTCTGTCTGTGCGCTACAGTGCGTAAAACTATTTCCATCATACAAGATCGTTTTTCTAGTTATGAGATTGCAACTTAAAAATATAATGCTACGACCTGTTCtctcatttttttatctttctgtAATTTTATATGCatacaatacaacaacaacaaaaaacctgtCGAGTTTTTTTAAAACGTTCAACGTCCACCCGATGTACactacacgcacgcacgcacagcaCAGTACAGCACAGTTTGATTGTATTATTCGCTTTATCTAATAGTCCATACAAAATATATAACAATCACCGCGCACCATGCGTAGTGCAATGTGCAAAAagcagtagtagtggtagtaaaGCCATTAAGCTGTAAGCTAATGTAagctataaataaaataaatcattcactTGGTCTGCTTTTTCCGGTCATtcagccgccgccgctgctgctgctgctattctGCCATTGATTCTTCACTTCTATTTCTTCACAATACCCATCAGCCGATTGTGACGATTTCGGTCACTGTCGCTGTCGAAGTTATTGTTCGCTGCACGTGGTTTGGGCAGTACGGCAGAGGTACCACCACTAGTTGACGCTTGCCCGTCCTTTGCCTTCATCATCCGGTACCGATTGATGACCGAGCTGGCGGAAGAATTTGCTGCAAAAGGTTCCACGGAACGGAGAAGAAGGTTTCGTTAGCTTCGAGCGCACAAGACAAAACAATAGGAGGGGCGTGCGGGGGCAAAGCATTTCAATCGCTTCAGCCACCATACTAACTTCGGCTGGTCGATCGGTTAACGGTGCGAGGACTTTTCCCTATCCGCTTGGGGCTctttttcctgttttcctTGCTAACCGAGAGGGTCATTTTGCCTCCCTTCATCGAAGCACGGCGCAGCACTGCAAAAATACGGATGGAAGATATTtcagtaaaacaaacgcaaagcaAACGCTGCAAACGAAACCCATAATTACCTTTATCCAACACCTGCGGGTCAACGTTCGATTCCACAAGCACGTTGGAAAACAGCGACTCCGTTTCCGAGTCCTTGTTGCTGCAGATATCAAACGTCGAGTTGGCGATACTGCCGATGCCGCTCGAATCGTCCGACACGTTCAGCTTGTTCTTGTCCGCAATGTCGCCCGACGGTGACTGTGGTACCTTCTTCTTCGACAAGGAGTCCATCATCGCTTGGCTCACGACCAACCGTGGTACCTTCAGGCGATGGGAAACGgttgccgtcgtcgtcgtcgccgtcgtcttGCCCGTCACTTTTGCCTGCTTCGTCGGTGTTCGGCGGGAGATGGGTGGCCGCGACAAAATGCCACCCCCGGCCAAGCTGGTGGTCTTGAACGACATCGTTCGGCTAACCATTTTGGGCtttttgaaaatgttgcgTTCGGTGGCAGTGTCCTCGTTTGCGCTATCGCCCTGCAGCGAACACGTTTCCGGTTCCGATTCGCTGCCATCGTTCAGCTTCGACCGTTTCATAGCACCACCAGCTGCTCCACCGACGACAGAGCGCATCGTCGAGCCATCCTCATCCTCACCGTCGGGCGGGAAGTCTACCGCATCCTCGGAACAGTCGGACAGGTTGGCGATGTCGTCcaggctgttgctgctgagaTCGATGTCGTTCCGGTCCTGCTGCTGGCAGTCGTCGTCGAAGAAGGTGACGCCCCGCTGCCGCTGGTTTAGCTTCACCAGCCGCTTCAGCTTGTCGTACGTCACATTGTCCAGCCGGTCCATGCTACGGAGCAGCAGATAGTTCTGCTGTATGATGTCGCCGCTGAGCACCATTATGTTGTGCCACAGCTTGTTCTCCTGTGCGTAGGTAAACGACATCTGCAGCACGTGTTCCTTGTAGAGCGTCGCTTGCAGCGCCTCGATTTCCGCATCCTTGCCCGTTAGAATGCCCTTCAGCACCGCGGCCAGCtcgctttgcgcaatctccTTCCGGAGTGCGTTGCGACTGCGCAGCGACTGGCGGAACCGTTCCTGCCAGCGGGTTTTGTCTGCCTGCTGGTTGGCGACCTGCTTGCCGCACCGGTCGACGGACGCTTCCATCTTTGCAATGTCCTGGAAAGGAAAtgatagaaaagaaaaggtCCAGCAACGGTTAAATTTGAACGAACATTTTGAATCTGACAGTTGGTCCCacgaacaaacacaaaacaaacaaaaaacaccacaaaGAAGTTTGACGTTTCCCAGCAAACGCACGGCGCATCGCAATTTCGTTCGCAATCATAACAAAAGCAAAGTTGGAAAggaaacaatttaaacatTCGACGTGAAACATGTTACGAATAACAGCACTGCTGCGAGCGGCCAGCTTTACAGCGCTAGAATTAAACGGTAGCACCATCGTTCGTGCCTTCACAAAGCGTTCCATCTGCACAGCACTGCGCCCCGTTCGATGTGAACCACCGGCAGCGCCAGTCGCCAGTCTTACCGCAGCAAAACTCCAGCCACCGCCGACGGTACGACACTACGCCAAGGGCaaggacaaaaagaaagacaaaaagGGTGCAGCCGCCAAAGTACAGATCAACGAGGAGCAGCTCGGCGGCCTGATCGATCTGGACGGGCTGCGAACGCAGATGGAAAAGAGCCTCGCCGCCATGAAGGACGATTACGTGAAAAATCTCTCGCTCCGGTCCACCACCGGGTCGATTGAAACGCTGCGCATCACGTACGAGGGTAAAGACTATCAGCTACAGGAGCTTGGGCAGGTGGTGCGCAAAAATCCCAAAACGCTCGTCGTCAATTTGGTGGCCTTCCCGCAAACCATCCCGGTGGTGCTGCAAGCCATACAGCGCAGCGGTATGAACCTGAACCCGCAGCAGGACGGCACGACGCTGTTCATTCCCGTGCCGAAGGTGACGCGGGAACATCGCGAAGGGTTGGCGAAGAACGCCAAGGTGCTGTTCATCAAGTGCCGCGATCGCATCAAGGACGCTCAGAACCAATCCATCAAGAAGCTAAAGAAGCAGTCCAACGTCTCCGAGGACGAAGCATTTCAGGCGCAGGCACAAATCACCGCCATTGCGGACGGGTTTGTCAAGGAGGCAGAAAAGCTGATGGAGCTCAAGCAGGCGGAACTGCTGGGCGATAAGTAATGCAAGCGAGAGTAGAAATTGTCGTCCCGCCTTCCCTCCCCTACTGCCAAGTCGAATAAAGCGAATGATAGTGAGTTGATTAAAGCTAAGCACAGTCTCTTACCTCATTCAGATGGCTTCCGTCGAGCGTCACGATGCGCGCAATCGTTTCCGCCTGTTCCT comes from the Anopheles coluzzii chromosome 2, AcolN3, whole genome shotgun sequence genome and includes:
- the LOC120951668 gene encoding 28S ribosomal protein S35, mitochondrial; translated protein: MALLARACGPWPLLWSRSVQTVGIRLQSTRLQEDGARSGGLEEEEFRVLNLKQTKSQRLARRKATRPEVPPPRSQQMATDQDWGAVWPGPRTFNPSAVPLPIRQGYVTKRNQMSPGKFANAELMKIPNFLHLTPPVIKRQCEALKQFCTPWPKGLETEEKMRAHYPVTCVTSDYCHALPTIRNPLSRIVTVQVELGALQLDRHARDKLLRLVGERYDPDTDLLTIVTDRCPLKKQNYDYAIYLLTALYHESNTVEPWEATKCEADMEFFDYEQSRSKRNAEATLNWGRKEGDSGWQQVPEAYGEAVSRLFNEGENEYNIAKYKEQTLALLGLAGAEQVAQ
- the LOC120947885 gene encoding kinesin-like protein KIF18A — encoded protein: MSTDSRKIRVAVRVRPFNERELEGNPRNIIKVLDKSTLMFDPDEDEDEFFFHGVKLTHRDITKRVKKKLTMEYDDVFDNTATNNDIFEVCMKPLVQSVMNGYNCSVFVYGATGAGKTHTMLGNETCPGITFLTVKELFRQIESLSEVRKFDIGISYLEVYNELVMNLLTKSGPLKLREDSHGVVVSGLVLKQIHNATELLELLALGNRNRTQHPTDANAESSRSHAIFQVHIRMVEKKTGQKRAVKLSMIDLAGSERAASTKGVGIRFKEGANINKSLLALGNCINKLADGLKHIPYRDSNLTRILKDSLGGNCQTVMIANISPSSLTYDDTYNTLKYASRAKKIRTTVRQNIVPSNVPKEFLVKKVNEQAEELERLKAKVADLEEQLRKKEQEAAAAAPGPSLALNATLLNTWVSRIDSCYASMRQALQHLIALKSKEKLLNMRVKLKEQAETIARIVTLDGSHLNEDIAKMEASVDRCGKQVANQQADKTRWQERFRQSLRSRNALRKEIAQSELAAVLKGILTGKDAEIEALQATLYKEHVLQMSFTYAQENKLWHNIMVLSGDIIQQNYLLLRSMDRLDNVTYDKLKRLVKLNQRQRGVTFFDDDCQQQDRNDIDLSSNSLDDIANLSDCSEDAVDFPPDGEDEDGSTMRSVVGGAAGGAMKRSKLNDGSESEPETCSLQGDSANEDTATERNIFKKPKMVSRTMSFKTTSLAGGGILSRPPISRRTPTKQAKVTGKTTATTTTATVSHRLKVPRLVVSQAMMDSLSKKKVPQSPSGDIADKNKLNVSDDSSGIGSIANSTFDICSNKDSETESLFSNVLVESNVDPQVLDKVLRRASMKGGKMTLSVSKENRKKSPKRIGKSPRTVNRSTSRTNSSASSVINRYRMMKAKDGQASTSGGTSAVLPKPRAANNNFDSDSDRNRHNRLMGIVKK
- the LOC120953784 gene encoding la-related protein Larp4B-like isoform X2 — its product is MMELLPELTMIPSLSPPFFNLLPASALAANFHQTSPKSNGRSSHGSTDVLEKDEKLCDYYRRMPVLYDKSHPHYKFQSKKEKAWRELSRLCEMDVEQCKKRMTYFRCRFTVERRIMKNGVNCSEWPLLEKLKFLNKHIKIRRPRAPNGEPDDTDDETNPMNILRKRQREQQEDAKDDLHAYLDLQQMAVAAQNSHAQLQYQQHLKLQGHGPFGGPPGAGFPSAHDPMGLHHLQPPHPHQRDHQLPPPHGASQPGGGGGGGAVGQPGGPAGQQHGSHPGAGAHHHHHPFGRSGMPTGGHHPHHHPHGPGGSGAAGSAAVAAAALQQQQQQHGAGGGAGGGAAGHPHAHHHQQPTPVESPIPAAMSNVEVSYGLPKRSRVGYDGDEASLSNFNLNRTVKYQNNLEHQAHLDEHGAYGLYVGEVLRKLPERISSLTSLKIMQLLYEAQVQSFDAAPSSAAATPKPSSQSKGAGGGAVGEPSNGPAGGGGAAPASSSSIGSLLANGGGATSVASSEGGRQSTESAESMSNNKD
- the LOC120953784 gene encoding uncharacterized protein LOC120953784 isoform X1, with protein sequence MFDTMMQQAVSIKAEPDWSDLLVAEPDNRAQYALENVIRQQQQQLLQQQQQQQQQQQQQQQQQQQHQQQQHHQQQQQQQQQQQQQQQQYHLRNGAGASLTPNTSNPVAIVNGAGAAGSSASQQSGGDPSEDNEPLDMIEAIGDSDDNDFAEAESLTLQQFKKDEKLCDYYRRMPVLYDKSHPHYKFQSKKEKAWRELSRLCEMDVEQCKKRMTYFRCRFTVERRIMKNGVNCSEWPLLEKLKFLNKHIKIRRPRAPNGEPDDTDDETNPMNILRKRQREQQEDAKDDLHAYLDLQQMAVAAQNSHAQLQYQQHLKLQGHGPFGGPPGAGFPSAHDPMGLHHLQPPHPHQRDHQLPPPHGASQPGGGGGGGAVGQPGGPAGQQHGSHPGAGAHHHHHPFGRSGMPTGGHHPHHHPHGPGGSGAAGSAAVAAAALQQQQQQHGAGGGAGGGAAGHPHAHHHQQPTPVESPIPAAMSNVEVSYGLPKRSRVGYDGDEASLSNFNLNRTVKYQNNLEHQAHLDEHGAYGLYVGEVLRKLPERISSLTSLKIMQLLYEAQVQSFDAAPSSAAATPKPSSQSKGAGGGAVGEPSNGPAGGGGAAPASSSSIGSLLANGGGATSVASSEGGRQSTESAESMSNNKD
- the LOC120947889 gene encoding ribosome-recycling factor, mitochondrial; amino-acid sequence: MLRITALLRAASFTALELNGSTIVRAFTKRSICTALRPVRCEPPAAPVASLTAAKLQPPPTVRHYAKGKDKKKDKKGAAAKVQINEEQLGGLIDLDGLRTQMEKSLAAMKDDYVKNLSLRSTTGSIETLRITYEGKDYQLQELGQVVRKNPKTLVVNLVAFPQTIPVVLQAIQRSGMNLNPQQDGTTLFIPVPKVTREHREGLAKNAKVLFIKCRDRIKDAQNQSIKKLKKQSNVSEDEAFQAQAQITAIADGFVKEAEKLMELKQAELLGDK